One genomic segment of Coffea arabica cultivar ET-39 chromosome 6e, Coffea Arabica ET-39 HiFi, whole genome shotgun sequence includes these proteins:
- the LOC113694979 gene encoding uncharacterized protein, whose protein sequence is MAELFNEQAKQYSESRPTYPEELFQFIASKTPCHDLAWDVGTGSGQAARTLAGIYKNVVATDTSPKQLEFALKLPNIRYQCTPPKMSIAELEQNVSAESSVDLVTSAAAMHWFDLPTFYQQVKWILKKPDGVIAAWSYAKAEINAASANTLLQILYDNCDPYYDPRARYFVHDRYRTIDFPFQPVDGLEHTGPFEFKTERLMDLDDCFTFIKSWSPYQTAKDAGVELLSDDVVQDFTRAWHEDANPKKVATFHISLKVGKVGN, encoded by the exons ATGGCAGAATTGTTTAATGAGCAGGCTAAACAGTACTCGGAAAGCCGGCCAACTTACCCAGAGGAGCTGTTCCAGTTCATTGCATCCAAGACACCGTGCCATGACCTCGCTTGGGACGTAGGCACCGGCAGTGGCCAGGCTGCAAGAACT TTGGCTGGGATATACAAGAACGTGGTAGCCACAGACACGAGCCCAAAGCAACTGGAATTTGCACTCAAGCTTCCCAACATTAGATATCAATGTACCCCTCCTAAGATGTCTATTGCTGAGCTTGAGCAAAATGTCTCGGCAGAATCAAGTGTTGATTTAGTGACAAGTGCTGCAGCTATGCACTGGTTTGATCTTCCAACTTTCTACCAGCAAGTGAAATGGATACTAAAAAAGCCGGATGGAGTAATTGCAGCATGGTCCTACGCTAAGGCGGAGATCAACGCTGCCAGTGCTAACACTCTTCTCCAAATACTATACGATAATTGTGATCCTTACTATGATCCACGAGCCAGATATTTCGTACATGACAGGTATAGAACCATTGATTTCCCATTTCAGCCAGTTGATGGGCTTGAGCACACTGGACCATTTGAATTCAAAACGGAACGCTTGATGGATTTAGATGACTGCTTCACATTCATAAAGTCATGGTCACCGTACCAAACTGCAAAAGATGCAGGAGTTGAACTCTTGAGTGATGATGTAGTTCAGGACTTCACCCGTGCTTGGCATGAAGATGCCAATCCCAAGAAAGTTGCTACTTTTCATATCAGCCTAAAGGTTGGAAAAGTTGGGAACTAG